From the genome of Triticum aestivum cultivar Chinese Spring chromosome 3B, IWGSC CS RefSeq v2.1, whole genome shotgun sequence, one region includes:
- the LOC123066448 gene encoding F-box protein At5g49610, with protein MAKAARAAAAPLHSGLPDEIAIWEILVRLPPKSLLRCRAVCRAWRSATSARDFLLAHHARQPALPIACGDENGGSRYYLAAQLQPVARLDRAFCLCASCDGLLLLSEYSTATGDRFSICNPATRQYAPLPMRSDFIPLGMYRHRPSGEYRILMHREAGFLAIDGQDACYIFALGSVQPPRNIGWPQVRFSGVPVLLHGSLHWHLDKHRYLEEHWHLDKYRYLEEHWHLDDHMSRSNIIVVFDTRTETFRKICAPVVPDNNKLFEMDGMLGMSGFNDPGPIIDIWMMQDYENEVWALKYRVELKNADHLLVQFGRFVEHWNVAVASCDGDVLVLVKFGECLLQFDINGKLVCFNRKGLCLAQHRLKQTLVPHTFFPTLDGYSMNAWPFI; from the coding sequence ATGGCGAAGGCCGCAAGAGCAGCAGCGGCGCCTCTCCACAGCGGCCTCCCGGACGAGATCGCCATCTGGGAGATCCTCGTCCGCCTGCCCCCCAAATCgctcctccgctgccgcgccgtcTGCCGCGCCTGGCGCAGCGCCACCTCCGCCCGCGACTTCCTCCTCGCCCACCACGCCCGCCAGCCCGCCCTCCCCATCGCCTGCGGCGACGAAAACGGCGGCAGCCGCTACTACCTGGCCGCCCAGCTCCAGCCCGTCGCCCGGCTTGACAGGGCCTTCTGTCTGTGTGCCTCctgcgacggcctcctcctcctttccgAGTACAGCACGGCGACTGGCGACCGCTTCTCCATCTGCAACCCCGCCACTCGTCAGTATGCTCCCCTGCCGATGCGTTCTGACTTCATTCCGTTGGGAATGTACCGGCACCGCCCTTCAGGCGAGTACCGGATACTGATGCACAGGGAAGCTGGTTTTCTGGCAATCGACGGGCAAGATGCCTGCTACATCTTCGCATTGGGCTCTGTCCAGCCGCCGAGGAACATCGGGTGGCCGCAAGTGAGGTTCAGTGGGGTACCTGTCCTGCTCCACGGTAGCCTGCATTGGCACCTAGACAAACATCGGTACCTGGAGGAGCATTGGCACCTAGACAAATATCGGTACCTGGAGGAGCATTGGCACCTAGATGATCATATGAGCAGAAGCAACATTATAGTTGTATTCGACACCAGAACAGAGACGTTTCGGAAGATTTGTGCTCCAGTTGTTCCTGACAACAATAAACTGTTTGAGATGGATGGCATGCTCGGCATGTCTGGCTTTAATGATCCAGGGCCAATCATTGATATCTGGATGATGCAGGACTACGAAAATGAGGTTTGGGCCTTGAAATACCGGGTTGAATTGAAGAATGCAGATCATCTCCTTGTGCAGTTTGGTCGTTTTGTCGAACATTGGAATGTGGCGGTCGCTTCTTGCGATGGTGATGTGCTTGTGCTGGTCAAGTTTGGCGAGTGCCTACTTCAGTTTGATATCAATGGCAAGTTGGTCTGTTTCAATCGCAAAGGACTCTGTCTTGCTCAACATCGGCTCAAGCAAACTCTTGTTCCACATACCTTCTTTCCGACACTAGATGGCTATTCCATGAACGCTTGGCCTTTCATCTGA